Below is a window of Camelina sativa cultivar DH55 chromosome 11, Cs, whole genome shotgun sequence DNA.
ttcgtTTCATTCAACATTATTAATAACCATAAAGGGAGATCAAATCAAACTAACCAGAAACGATTACAGCATCCCAATctgtttttccatttttctcgAACTGTTTCAGATCCCAAGTTCCATTAATCCACTTCGCATCTTGGAATTTGACAACACTCTCCGTcgtcttcatctcttcttcgcCTTCGACGGCGCCATCTTTACTGGTGGCGGTTACAGGTGTTGTTGGTTGCGGAGTCTCTTTAACTATCACTGTTACGGGTTCAGGAGCCTCGACCGCGGTGGTGGGACTGGGAGAGGGTGTTCCACtgtcggaggaggaggaggaagaagctcgAGTGacggagaggagagagaagcgGTTAGTGGAGAGGAGAGAGAATGAGAATTTGGGGATGAGATTAGGATtttgaagagatgaagaagagattggCGGGGAGAACAACGCCATTGTTTATGATTCGTTCCCTCACAGTTCCTTCTCAGCCAGTGGTTCTAAATAAGCACACAGAGGACGACATGTTATGTTATCGTCGTTGGAAGAGAAAGAGTAACATGTATGTCGTTTCTTTCTCCGAAATGGAAACT
It encodes the following:
- the LOC104723332 gene encoding uncharacterized protein LOC104723332; the protein is MALFSPPISSSSLQNPNLIPKFSFSLLSTNRFSLLSVTRASSSSSSDSGTPSPSPTTAVEAPEPVTVIVKETPQPTTPVTATSKDGAVEGEEEMKTTESVVKFQDAKWINGTWDLKQFEKNGKTDWDAVIVSEAKRRKWLEENPETTSNDEPVLFDTSTIPWWAWMKRYHLPEAELLNGRAAMIGFFMAYFVDSLTGVGLVDQMGNFFCKTLLFVSVAGVLFIRKNEDVDKLKSLFDETTLYDKQWQAAWKDDDESLGSKK